Part of the Stegostoma tigrinum isolate sSteTig4 chromosome 43, sSteTig4.hap1, whole genome shotgun sequence genome, cccccccccaatttagTTCAGTTCATTAGTTGAAAAGAAATTCATGGGACGCagaagagaagaagagagagagaaaagagaaagaaagaaaaacaacaggTGGAGCAGAATGGTTACTGCAGAAACGTTTAAATCTGCACCCAACTTGTGGTGGTCGTTTGCCAACATTTTCCTCAAACATTTATTTAATCAGAAACGTTCTAAAGAAGGCAGATTGCAAAAGAGTTAAACACATGACGCTGGAGGTGAAACTAATAATGAAGGAAGACAAAAAAAGGAAGGCTTCAGAAAGTAGCAGAATTGGCGGGAGTGGAAAACGCAAATGATTGTTGTTTATCACCAAGACAGCAGGAGCGAGATTTTGAAGCCATTTGAAAATTCAGTAGTTCTGATTGTACAGACTGCAATGTTGGTGCATGGAAAGTCAAAAAATGTCAACAAGCATAgaactgttgattttttttttgtgaataTTACCTACTAAATAAGAAAATAAGTGAGATGATCAGTGAGTATTTTGGATGGCGTTGAGATTTGAAACCTGAACACAAGGGTAGATTCAGTGAACACGCAGTAAATTCTGTGACAGCAACTGACTTCAATGACTTATGTATTCACACAAGTTTAGTCAAACAATAAAACTCAACGAAATGCCCTTTGAATAGTCAAGAGTCAGACGTTGTACTTGAGCAATGTACTGGGTGTGACAGTAGCTAATGTTTGGAgtaagtttaataacatctctctctttttctttcgtCAGCCAATTTGCTGGTAATTGTAATCCTATCCCAAGGACGTTGTGGGCTCTCCAAATGCATCACATGCTATCTGTTGGCGATAGCTGCCTATGATTTTCTCGTCATAATAATTTCCGTAATCCTAAACAGGATTGGCCGCATTTACTTTATGTACACTGTCTTGTCAACCACCCAAGTGTGTCGCCTTATTGCTGTGCTGGTGCACAGCACGCGGGATGGCTCAGTCTGGCTGACAGTGGCCTTCACCATCGATCGTTTTGTTGCCATTTGCTGCCAGAACCTGAAGATCAGATACTGCACTGAAAAAACTGCGTCATTGGTCATTGGAACAGTCTGCATCCTGACCTGCATCAAGAATATGCCTTTATACTTCATCTACAAGCCTTTGTACACAATTAGGGGAGTACCCTGGTTCTGCAATATTAGGTCCACCTATTACACATCTCCTGTCTGGCAGGCATACGACATGCTAGACCCTATCTTAATCCCCATCTTCCCATTCGTTCTCATTTTTCTTCTCAATGCTTTGACTGTAAAGCACATTTTAGTGGCCAACAGATCCCGTCAGAGGCTTCGAGGTGTTGATAATCGTCAAGATCCTGAGATTATGAATCGCAAGAGATCCATTGTTTTGCTTTTCGCTATCTCGCTCAGCTTCATCCTCCTGTGGGCGACACAGGTTGGGCGTTTCCTTTACGTACGAATTAGAGGTGTGGATTATTTCAACAGCCAGAATTTCAATGACCCACAGTACATACTTTCAGAGACGACTAATATGCTCCAGCTACTCAGCTCCTGCAACAACGTTTTTATCTATGCCGTGTCTCAGAATAAGTTTAGAGAGGAGctaaaggtgttggtgaagtatcCCTTCACCATCCATAGGAGTTTATTCAAAAGatagaaaaacaaaatttctccATCTTAATTCTCTTTTATCAGTTTGTAACACTTTTCCACGAATTCAGATCTGAATTTTGCGGATAGAGCTTCCTGATTTGAATGGTGTGAAGTCCATTGTCCAACTGAGGTAGTTCTCGATTATTAATTCCAAAGGACTCAGAAATCATCGGAGCTCTGGTCTTTCAGGATGAGATGCTCAGGCAGGGATCAAACCTGCACTCATCAGTTCAATTCTGCAGTGCTCTGGGCCTATGTtgatttatttacttttttttcatttcaatcactcactctccctcctccctTCCTTTTAAACTTCCTCCAAGCCTTTGTTTCTTGTTTCTGTACTGTCATCACGATATGACACAATTTCTCCTCTAGCTTATTGAAACGTgaattctgttttcttcccagcgatgttgtcagatctgctaAGCATCTACAGCATGTTATGTTGAAATTTTCCTTGAGTTACTTCCTCAAGGCTACTCCTTTAGCATTATGAGTCCACTGACTGAAAGTCAATATACATATGTGAGATGTTGTACAAGTTTAAGAACTTGACTCTACTTTACAAGTCTCCAGGGAATGGTCGACAATCTGGTTCCAGTGGGAACTTCTTGGATGTTTGAACTCCTAAGGGTAATGATTCCACCTTAGTTTTTGGCATCCTGTAGAGCAACTGTGCCCACAATGTTCCTTCCACCctctttgtactttttttttcaaaaccttACTCATTCCTTATTGGTCAACTTCAGAATGAACATGAGTCCAAAATATCACATGTGCCATGTTTTCTCTGTGACCTGGACGGAAGCTATAAAACTGTAACAAGTCTAGAATGTATCTTTTCAGTGATTCTCTTCTCCACCAAACCTTGATTCTTTTAAGCTTTCAAGGTGTTAGTTTCAGGATGGGGAGATATGAGTGCGTGGACTCATAAACAGAGAAGATCTAGAAGTTTATTCTACTTTTGAAAGTCGTTCAATGAACTGATTCAGAACTAAAGACGTTTAAAATGCAGTTCTTTTGTAATTCTGTGTTATTAGACTAGCATTAATGACACTTCAAAAGGATGTTCTATAACCTTCCTCGGTTTCATCGATCCCATTGCATATTGCACAATCTTGTTCCTTTGCAACCTGTGAGTCATTCCATATCTGTGCATGTTAATGAACCCTTGTGTAATTCTGTAGCCTTCAGTACAACGTGGATAAGTACTGCCAAAATTCTGCGAAATCTATGTTTTCTTTAGAGTTTGTTGAAGCATAAATATGCATCACACATAAACATCAGAACAGTTGAAGTCAGAGCGGATTATTCCATTTGGCCCTTGAGTTTGGGCCATCATTCCATAAGACCACGGTTGATGGCACAGCTGCTGAAAACCCACATTCCTTCTGGTCTCTATGAACATTGGCTTTCATAGAAATCCGcgttacaaaacaaaaaaaaacgtaACAGTTGATGCAGGACTTCAGCTGCAGCAATATGGCAGAGACAAATTGGCGCTCCTGGCAGATCACCGGGAGCTTTCATTGCATCACTGGTGGCATGATGTCATTGTGGGATCAGGGTCGTACTTCTGGAATGCAGCAGCGACAAAAGTGGCCTCAGAGTGTTATTCCTGGAATTTACTGCATTACATGGGAGTTGCTGAAACCAGAGCTGTTGTGAGAACAATCCCCCAATGTGGAGATGAGCACAAAAAGGGAGAGAAAACTGagattttgattattttctgtgataTCTGAATACCTTCTGTAACTCAAAATGGGGCCTGAGCATGGCAAAACCATACGTTTTACAATGTATTTGTTATGCAAGTGACACTAagtcattcaattcaatttctaATATAGCATGGTAGCATTGTTAGCGTCTAGTGCAAGCAGTGATAAAGGACAATTGGACAATTGGTGTTACAGATTCTCAAATGATCTTCAAGAAGTATATAACTTGTTGGGACGATTTCATAAACGGGGCTGAGAAAGGAATACATCCAGTTCCAGAACATTGCGCATCAaatatgtagaacatagaacaaagaaaatagaacattacagcacagaacaggcccttcagcccaccatggtgtgccgaccattgatcctcatgtatgcaccctcaaatttctgtgaccatatgcaaatccagcagtctcttaaatgaccccaatgaccttgcttccacaactgctgctggcaacgcatttcatgctctcacaactctctgtgtaaagaatccgcctctgacatcccctctatactttcctccaaccagcttaaaactatgacccctcgtgctagccatttctgccctgggaaatagtctctggctatcaactctatctatgcctctcattatcttgtacacctcaattaggtcccctctcctcctccttttctccaatgaaaagagaccgagctcagtcaacctctcttcataagataagccctccagtgcaggcagcatcctggtaaacctcctctgaaccctctccaaagcatccacatctttcctataatagggtgaccagaactggacgcagtatgtGTGCCCAACTTGCTGATTTCACCTAGAATCATTGTACGTATCTAACCGTTTGTTGGAATGTTTGTGCATATGCAACtcttggtgtgtttgtgtgcatgtgtttagtgtatgtgtgtgtatgtttttacATGTTTGTGTGCATTGTTTTAATAGCCTTGTGACCTTGTGTGTTGCACGTTTGTATGGGATTGAGTGTGGGTATTTGAAAACACCAGTTTGAGGTTTCGCCTCCATATGTAAATTTGGAGGTGATTGCAAGCCTGTCCCTAAATGCCTATGTAGTTTTGGCATATGAAACCATGTACATGCGTTCAAAGCATTAAGATGACTTGTTTTGGACGGACAAACGAAACCTCATTGGACTCACCATGCCCAATTTCCTGACGGTTTAAATAAATTGAATTTTCAAGGCGTTATTCAGTCGAAAATGAACCAATTCCATTGAAAGGTCCAACTCACAGTGTCATCTGTGACTGCCCCTTCAAGCCAgccaccttcctgacttggaaataaagcACAATTCCATCCGTGTCACCGGAACAAATAGGCACAGCTGCCTTCCAACCAATATCCCTGGTGTCCCCACACTCCAGGGGCAGGAACAGTTCAATCATGCAGCTCACTGTcatctttgggtggcatggtgactcagtggctagcactgctgctccacagcgccagcgacccgggtttgattccagcctcaggcgactgtctgtgcagagattgtacattctccccctgtctgcatgcatttcttcttggtgctccagttttctctcacagtccaaagatatgaacACTAGgttgattggctatgctaaattgctccaagTGTCCAGTGATGTTTAGTTTAGATGGGCTATACATGGGCAAAGTAGGTGGCAATGAATGGGTTtgcatggaatgctcttcagaactTTAGTGTGGACCTATTGAGcgaaatggtctgcttccacattataggTATTCTCTAATTCTGGAGAAccattaggaatggacaataaatgctgactcagcccatGATCCACATATCCTGAGAAAGAATTCCTATCGTACAGTCACAGCTTTAATTATTGCCATTTCTTTAGAGTAGGGCCATCTCCTTTACAATGCCCCAACCCAGATATAGGAATTTCCATTCACTCACAGGCAGTTTAATCCATCCCAGTCTCAAAAGCAACTATGAGCACAAGGCAGTGAAGTGAAAGCATCCTGAATGATTATTGATcttggctgcttggcctgctgtgttcatccagcttcactctgttacctcagattctccagcattggcagttcctattctCTCCGTAGCAGAGGATTGATGGTGGGGAAATAGAACCTTTGTCTTCAAATGTCCAGCTTCCTTTTACAAACCGGACAGAACAAtgctgttaacaaagtgtggagctggatgaatacagcaggccaaacagcatctcacgagcacaaaagctgacgtttcgggccgagactcttagtctgagagggggatggagagagggaactggaataaatagggagagagggagaggcgggccaaagatggagagaaaacaagataggtaaagaggagagtataggtggggaggtagggaggggataggtcagtccagggaagatggacaggtcaaggaggtggaatgaggtggtaggtaggaaatggtggtgcggcttgaggtgggaggaagggatgggtgaaaggaagaacaggtttgggaagcagaggcaggctgggctggttttgtgattcagtggggggaggggaagaa contains:
- the LOC125448940 gene encoding probable G-protein coupled receptor 139, encoding MHGAIKGLFFAICYPVIAVIGVPANLLVIVILSQGRCGLSKCITCYLLAIAAYDFLVIIISVILNRIGRIYFMYTVLSTTQVCRLIAVLVHSTRDGSVWLTVAFTIDRFVAICCQNLKIRYCTEKTASLVIGTVCILTCIKNMPLYFIYKPLYTIRGVPWFCNIRSTYYTSPVWQAYDMLDPILIPIFPFVLIFLLNALTVKHILVANRSRQRLRGVDNRQDPEIMNRKRSIVLLFAISLSFILLWATQVGRFLYVRIRGVDYFNSQNFNDPQYILSETTNMLQLLSSCNNVFIYAVSQNKFREELKVLVKYPFTIHRSLFKR